The following are encoded together in the Luoshenia tenuis genome:
- a CDS encoding SDR family oxidoreductase gives MPMELFDLTGKFALVTGAARGMGRAMAQALYDHGATVALVGLHETVKETCEQIDPTGERALPFVADLARREEIDRVFDEVLSAFNGRLDILVNNAGINLRHPPEEFPLEDWDQVIRLNLDAVFILAQKAGQVMLRQGAGKIINMASLTSFFGGTTIPAYTAAKGAVAQLTKALSNDWRGKGICVNAIAPGYIATDMNTALINNPERSRKIMDRLPCKEWGKPEDMMGPVVFLASAASDYVSGHVLVVDGGYMGM, from the coding sequence ATGCCGATGGAATTGTTTGACCTAACGGGTAAGTTTGCCCTGGTGACCGGCGCCGCCCGTGGGATGGGGCGCGCGATGGCCCAGGCTTTATACGACCATGGCGCGACGGTGGCCCTGGTCGGCCTGCATGAAACCGTGAAGGAGACCTGCGAACAGATCGATCCCACCGGGGAAAGGGCGCTGCCCTTTGTGGCAGACCTGGCCAGGCGCGAGGAGATCGACCGGGTATTTGACGAGGTGCTCTCAGCCTTTAATGGACGGCTGGATATTCTGGTGAACAACGCGGGCATCAACCTGCGCCACCCGCCGGAAGAATTCCCCTTGGAGGATTGGGATCAGGTGATACGCCTGAACCTTGACGCAGTCTTTATTCTGGCGCAAAAGGCCGGGCAGGTCATGCTGCGTCAGGGCGCGGGGAAGATCATTAACATGGCGTCGCTGACCAGCTTTTTCGGAGGGACGACCATCCCGGCTTATACGGCGGCCAAGGGCGCTGTGGCGCAGTTGACCAAGGCGCTGTCTAACGATTGGCGGGGCAAGGGAATCTGCGTAAACGCCATTGCGCCGGGCTATATCGCGACGGACATGAATACCGCACTGATCAACAACCCGGAGCGCAGCCGCAAGATCATGGATCGCCTGCCTTGTAAAGAGTGGGGCAAGCCGGAGGATATGATGGGACCGGTGGTATTTTTGGCCTCTGCGGCATCGGATTACGTCAGCGGGCACGTACTGGTGGTGGACGGCGGCTACATGGGCATGTAG
- a CDS encoding 2-dehydro-3-deoxygalactonokinase — MEKFLIAIDAGTTNTRAALLDQEGKLIGLQKAAVGVRNTAIDGDNHKLREAVKGCIKALLTNRGLLMADLGGIVASGMITSNVGLVEVPHICAPADAKTLAENVRTITLPEVCDCPIWFIPGIKSAQGPIGLDNFEDMDIMRGEEVESVAVIAQLHRGEPMLLVLPGSHTKFVAVDRARQITGSLTTIAGELLSAITQDTILADAVGRQFVAPGDYDPELMAAGYKEAEKYGLGRAAFLGRILNQFAIKDKTKIANYILGTVIQGDVQAAEQWLKGRGTGHTVVCGTGTMSRALADALAMDGGFGEVAMFDGDGELPLSTMGALEILRQGNYI; from the coding sequence ATGGAAAAATTTTTGATCGCCATTGATGCTGGTACGACCAACACGCGGGCCGCGCTGCTGGATCAGGAAGGCAAGCTGATCGGCCTGCAAAAGGCCGCCGTGGGCGTGCGCAATACCGCTATCGACGGGGATAACCATAAACTGCGCGAGGCGGTCAAGGGCTGCATTAAAGCCCTGCTTACCAACCGCGGGCTGCTGATGGCGGACCTTGGCGGCATCGTGGCCAGCGGAATGATCACCTCAAACGTGGGTTTGGTGGAGGTGCCGCATATATGCGCGCCTGCAGACGCCAAGACCCTGGCGGAGAATGTGCGGACAATTACTTTGCCGGAGGTGTGCGATTGCCCCATTTGGTTTATCCCCGGCATCAAAAGCGCCCAGGGGCCTATCGGCCTTGATAACTTTGAGGATATGGATATCATGCGAGGCGAGGAAGTAGAAAGCGTGGCTGTGATCGCCCAGCTGCACCGGGGAGAGCCTATGCTGCTGGTTTTGCCGGGCTCGCATACCAAATTTGTGGCGGTGGATCGTGCAAGGCAGATCACAGGCAGCCTGACCACCATCGCCGGGGAGTTGCTCAGCGCCATCACGCAGGATACCATCTTAGCCGATGCGGTAGGACGTCAATTTGTTGCGCCAGGAGATTACGACCCGGAGCTGATGGCAGCCGGCTATAAAGAAGCGGAAAAGTATGGCCTTGGCCGCGCGGCGTTTCTGGGCCGGATCCTGAACCAATTTGCCATTAAGGATAAGACAAAGATCGCCAATTATATCTTGGGCACTGTGATCCAGGGAGATGTGCAGGCGGCAGAGCAGTGGTTAAAAGGCCGAGGCACGGGGCACACCGTGGTCTGCGGCACGGGCACTATGAGCCGGGCCCTGGCTGATGCGCTGGCCATGGACGGCGGATTTGGAGAGGTCGCTATGTTTGATGGCGATGGAGAGCTGCCGCTTTCTACCATGGGGGCGTTGGAGATCCTGCGGCAGGGAAACTATATTTGA
- a CDS encoding RpiB/LacA/LacB family sugar-phosphate isomerase encodes MKLVIASDFAGFTLKEAVKKHLIEMGHEVADVGQQTPENQVIYVDAVANLAKAIASGEYERGFVMCGTGAGVSIAANKFKGIYCVACESLFTAPKCAIINNANVLAMGARVVAPDNACEMADAWLEQSFCKGFAPERAEFVGGLFKKLQAMEDENFK; translated from the coding sequence ATGAAATTAGTTATTGCTTCCGATTTTGCGGGCTTTACCCTGAAAGAGGCGGTCAAAAAGCATCTGATCGAAATGGGGCATGAAGTGGCCGATGTGGGCCAGCAGACGCCGGAAAATCAGGTGATCTATGTGGACGCGGTTGCGAATTTGGCCAAGGCGATCGCCAGCGGCGAATATGAGCGCGGCTTTGTGATGTGCGGCACGGGCGCCGGCGTAAGCATTGCGGCCAACAAGTTTAAGGGCATTTATTGCGTCGCTTGCGAGAGCCTGTTTACCGCCCCGAAGTGCGCGATCATCAACAACGCCAACGTACTGGCCATGGGCGCGCGGGTCGTTGCCCCGGATAATGCCTGCGAGATGGCCGACGCCTGGTTAGAGCAGAGCTTTTGCAAAGGCTTTGCGCCGGAGCGAGCGGAATTTGTGGGCGGCTTGTTTAAAAAGCTGCAGGCCATGGAAGACGAGAATTTCAAGTAA
- a CDS encoding LacI family DNA-binding transcriptional regulator: protein MRKKRVTSSDIAKAVGVSQTTVSMILNKKYNTSFSRATVEKVERAAQELHYHRPRRRAKKTYTAQKLLMVLCPSLVNPYYTTLIQGVEEGAREHGYSVIVCNTGRVRKAEEDYLERIETLRPAGVIYMYYPLCQRRAEALAQRCPLVLVGAQGELKHIDAVALDSAKTGRLMAEHLLELGHRRVAFISTHIESQQPARLRRAEGFEEAFKAGASEGRVLVKAPHGEGDCLDDAQREYRTGYELTRELMAQDPDITAIAALNDMVALGVLDALLQLHYKVPQDISVIGCDNTMTARLQSVSLTTIEHFSLNKGRDAADIVFKKLAMAGADVPGDLTASNYHVEYEPYLVPRATTGPVRIAEK, encoded by the coding sequence TTGAGAAAAAAACGGGTCACATCATCGGATATCGCCAAAGCTGTGGGCGTATCCCAGACGACGGTTTCGATGATCCTTAACAAAAAGTACAATACCTCTTTTTCCAGGGCAACGGTGGAGAAGGTGGAGCGCGCAGCGCAGGAGCTGCACTATCACCGGCCCCGCCGGCGCGCTAAAAAGACCTATACGGCGCAAAAGCTGCTGATGGTGCTTTGCCCTTCGCTGGTTAACCCCTATTATACGACGTTGATACAGGGCGTGGAAGAAGGCGCGCGCGAACATGGTTACAGCGTGATCGTCTGCAATACCGGCAGGGTGCGCAAGGCAGAGGAGGATTATCTCGAAAGGATCGAGACGCTGCGCCCGGCCGGCGTGATCTATATGTACTATCCGCTGTGCCAGCGGCGTGCGGAGGCCCTGGCGCAGCGCTGCCCTTTGGTGCTGGTAGGGGCGCAGGGCGAGCTTAAACATATCGACGCGGTAGCGCTGGACAGCGCCAAGACCGGTAGACTGATGGCCGAACACCTGCTGGAGCTGGGGCACCGGCGGGTGGCTTTTATCTCGACGCATATCGAATCCCAGCAGCCCGCACGGCTGCGCCGTGCAGAGGGATTTGAAGAGGCGTTTAAGGCCGGCGCGTCGGAAGGGCGCGTACTGGTCAAGGCGCCGCATGGGGAAGGGGATTGCCTGGATGACGCGCAGCGCGAATACCGTACCGGCTATGAGCTGACCCGTGAGCTGATGGCGCAGGACCCGGATATCACGGCGATTGCCGCGCTGAACGACATGGTCGCCCTAGGAGTGCTGGATGCGCTGTTGCAGCTGCATTATAAGGTCCCGCAGGATATATCGGTCATCGGGTGCGATAATACCATGACCGCGCGCCTGCAAAGCGTGAGCCTGACGACCATTGAACATTTTTCCCTGAATAAGGGACGGGACGCGGCGGACATCGTCTTTAAAAAACTGGCGATGGCGGGCGCCGATGTGCCGGGGGACCTTACTGCGAGCAACTACCACGTAGAGTATGAACCCTATCTGGTGCCGCGGGCTACCACGGGCCCGGTGCGGATTGCCGAAAAATAA